The genomic segment GGCCCTGGGAACAGACAGCGAGTACTACAAGGTACAGAGGTCCAATTGTTGGTGGTTGTTAGGTTATCACCATCAACTGTTATCTTTGTAAGGTAAATATTAAGCTTTGGTCCCTTTGGCCTGATTCACTGACCCAGATCTGAAAGGAATGTGGGAATCACATAACTGAATGACTGGATGTTGGTAATATTCAACACAACCTTACAAGCACACTAACATCTCACCAGCAACTAGTTATTGTGTTGTCCATGACCATGACTCTCTGATTCCAAAGCCCAGGTTGTTACCAATGAGCCGAGTCTTTTTGTCGTACGAATCTTTGAACAGGCCCGTTCTGCAGGACTATGGCCGCTGAAGTGGTATGCTCCTGAATGTATTAACTACCGCAAGTTCTCCAGTAAAAGTGACGTGTGGAGTTTTGGCATCACCATGTGGGAAGCCTTCTCGTATGGCGGAAAACCTTACAAGGTACTGGAACATATGGAGCAGTGGCTTACCTTAGAATCACACTCTGAATTGTGATCTGTTCAAATCTGTCCAGAAAATGAAACAAGTGGAGGTGAACAGTTTCATTGCAAGTGAGAAACGCTTGGCTTGTCCGCCCAAGTGTCCTGATCGAATGTATGAGCTGATGCAAGAATGCTGGCAATACAAGTAAGTCAATCCATAttgttttcatcatcattttaatttgggtGCTAATTCTATCCTTTCTCACCAGACATGAAGATCGTCCTGACTTCAAAAATGTGGAAGAGACCATGAGAGCTTACCATTATTCCATATCAAAAAAGGTTAAGCCGTTGGGTGCTGCCACTGCCACAGAGCCAAACATGTcgacataaaaacaaagcacattCTGTTTCATGGCTACACAATGTGTCCATTCAGCTGATCATtaaacaagcaaaacaaagagctATTTATCAGCCGTGCACACTGGCCAGTGATACAGCTAAAAAAGGCTTGCTGGCCATAATTAAGCATCTGGAACAAAAGTGTTagctgcatttttgtttttgtctgtttgaATATCTGTATCTTCACATTGATGAGCAAACtgctcccccccccaacaaacaaatatgattAATCTCCATAAAATAAAGGTTTTATACTGAGTGATTATGCATGtgggaacaaaaaaagcaaagccaGTTGAATATTTACCCACATGTAAAACATTAGGGAAAACATGGGTTACACTTCTGCAAATATAATACCGACATTAGCACTTCTTCTGCTCCAGCTTGACTATTTGTCTTCATGTAACCTTTGTGGAATTTTacgtaaatattaaaaatgtctccTCGATAAACAAACATCGATAGGCTTGTGATATTGTGACACGGTAAAACGCAAACGTATTAAGCGATTCGTCACGCTCACGGCCGTGTTTGGTGTCCACGTAGCATTACTTTTTTGACAAGTTAAAAGTCTTTGAGCCATTACTTTGAATGTCGACACCGGAAGTTGAAAGAACGCTAACTGTAACTTACTGACGtgactttttcatttgaaggGAGGAGTCTGATGTTAGCTGCTTTCATTTACTTAGGTGtcatgtttgtggaatttaCAGTAAATTTGCAGTATGAATGGCATTACGTTTGCGCATTTTAATCTTTGTACGCTATCGATAGAACAGTGTCGATAGATTGCTGGATACTTTGGACAAAAGATCGAATTGGCGGAGCGGAAAGGCGGCGGAACAAGTAAGTTCGGAAAAGTAGCTTTCCACTGCGATTTCGTCATCGCTGATCTCTTTGATATACCgactgttttcttttgaatatATGCACGATATTATATGGACTCGGTTGCAAAGTTAGGTATTTTGTCCAACTATTTGGATGTGCTAAGTGTTTTCGAAGCAACAAGTCCAACCGCGCGTTAGCTAGCCTCGTTACAAAGTTCCAGTCGTCATCAGTCGCACTGTTTAATCTCCCGCTTTCCTGTCGGAAACAATGAATCAAATGGGACACTGTGTTCAACTAAACTTCATTTGACCAAATGTCAAGTTTAGATCTGTATTAGGTTCTTCTTAAACCGTTAAGAGGCGGTTGAGCGTGGTTTTATTGTCATTCCGAGCATTCTCTAGTTTCACGATGAGGATCAGCTCTTGAAATAGGAAGTGAGTCATTGTATTGAACGTAAATGCAAGCCTTCCCTTATACTATTGAACTTTGAGGGAACGGCGATAACGTTGATCCAAATGTtgtatgcattttttaaatattcgcAGATTAAAACAATTTACACCCATTAGACATGCATGTGAGATTAGGCCTGTCAGTGTCAAAAGTGGGACACAGATGCTGCAGATGTTGTGTAATCTACTCGACCGACACTCACtcgtgtttcccaacctttgaGACAAAGCGCTCATTTTGCCCAAGAACAACCTCATCATCAAACCCAAATGTCACAAAGGAACAGGTTACGTGCAAATGGATTGCAATTGAACTGTACCTAGGCACAATCACTTGTTTAAAccttcaattatttttagtctttattttatttaattgttcaTCATATGTGTTACTTGCGCTGATGTGCAATAGCGTTGCTAACCAACCACCCATTTTCCCTTTCCTTACAGAACGTAAACAAACactccccaaaaaaacagcctTTAAAGAACTGCACGGCTTTGCCAGCTTTCTAGTAAATCAGTTACTAATTCACCCCACGTGCTGAAAGCTAATCTCCCCGGGATCTCGGCGTGCAACTATGTCCATGGCCCTGAAACAGGTTTTCAACAAAGACAGGACATTCCGGCCCAAGCGCAAGTTTGAACCCGGCACGCAGCGTTTTGAGCTTCACAAGAAGGCCCAGGCCTCTCTGAATGCCGGCTTGGACCTGAAGCAGGCCGTGCAGCTCCCGCACGGGGAGGACCTCAATGACTGGGTCGCGGTCCACGTCGTCGACTTCTTCAACCGCATCAACCTCATCTACGGCACCATCAGCGACTCGTGCACCGATCAGACCTGTCCCGTCATGTCGGGCGGGCCCAAGTACGAATATCGCTGGCAGGACGAGCACAAGTACAAGAGGCCCACCGCGCTTTCGGCCCCCAAATACATGAGCCTGCTCATGGACTGGATCGAGGTACAGATAAACAATGAAAACATCTTCCCCACCAATGTCGGTAAGTGTTGAAACAAGTTGCTACTGGTCTTTTTCAGCAAGCGCtgtgttgaaaatattttgacgATTTACCAAAAATATGACACCTTTTATAAACCAGCTCTGTGTGAGACTTAGTGTTTTGTGTGATAACCTTGtcaaaaaattcaaatcttTATCTTAATTATTCGGTAAATGCGCAATGCCAAAACTGCAAaatactaaaaaataaaaatactagtAGATAAGATCAGAGGGAGATGCACTTCTGCACTCAAGATGAGTCAAATGTTGGAGTAAATCTACAAGGCTACGGTCCTGTTGCCATGGCATCTGTGAAAAGGGAAGGTTGTTGTGGCTTTGTATTTCAATCACCACAGAAACATGCCAGCAAAGGATTTATAAAGTGGGTCACGCAACGGACAGCAGGCATTTGTGGTGGGGGTAAACACTGACACTCATGATGCCTTCTGGAAAATCATCCCAGGGATGTGATTGGATGGCTGAGAGAAAAGGATGTCCTCAATGAGTCACAATTTGGCCCAATTGTTGTGCTTTTACATGTGGCAGGAGTGCGAGCTCAACCAAGCAAAATAAACTTGTCTCCATGTGTGTGATCCCAAGGTACTCCATTCCCGAAGACCTTCATGCAAGTGGCTAAGAAGATTTTATCCCGCCTCTTCCGGGTGTTTGTCCACGTCTACATTCACCACTTTGACCGTGTGAGCCAGATGGGGGCCGAGGCTCACGTCAATACCTGCTACAAGCATTTCTATTACTTTGTCACAGAGTTCAACCTCACGGACCACAAAGAGCTGGAGCCTCTGGTAACTCCCAAAAAAATTTGAACATAGCATTACTAAATTCAAGTTAGCTTTGCCATGTGTATCGTTTTGGGTGTGCCACAgttatggttttttttcctctccacaGAAAGAGATGACCTCTCGGATGTGCCACTGAGGAGGCCGAGCTAATTTGCGGATGCTCACAAGCCGGACAATCACATTCGTCCGTCCGTCtattggagagaaaaaaaaactgcagttgAGATTCTAAATGACAAATACGTTCATAAagagtttatttttatatttaagtACTGTAATCTATTTTAGCTACGGACTGTAGATTTTAACCAAGAAGCTCAAGTTGTaagtgaaaacattttatcaaaacagtttatgttgttgttcttgtttgaatttcaaatcattCCTGCATGTATTTGCTCGTCCAAAATGAAATTAGTCGGAGTTGTTACTGTACAGTTGTGCTCACCTTGTTGCATTAAAAGTTTCTACTCGATTAGAACTTGAGTGAAGCTACTTGTCTTATTTTCTTCATGCATTTTTGAAATCTGGTTCTTTTAGTTAGGGTCCTGCTACAATGCATTTTATCCAATAGTATTTAACCTAATTCCTGGTTTGCTTCCATCCATTCCTTTTCATTTCTGGGAACAATGTTGCAATCCTGTCGGATTTATACACTGAAATGAGAACTAAAAATACAACATGGCTGGCAGGTGACTAGAACCTTATCGGGTACACGTTCGGTCTCCTCCAGCCAGTCGGCAGGCAGTTTCTCAGGTGTCAGATCTGCTGGCGCATGTCGCACATACCGAACAACTCCTACACGAGacccgagccgagccgagcctcACGTGACACAAGCTGCTGCCAAACACGAGATGAGAGCGTTTTTTCGACAGGCCACTAGATGGCGTCAGACGCAGAAAAGCACTGAGTCGTCAATCATTCCGCCTGGCTGTAAAACAGTGCAGTAGCAAGGGGGCTTGTGCTTGGGGGTTGCGCTCACTGCACTGTCTCGGGTTAATGAGTCTACTCAATGACTTACGTAATAAACCAGGGCAGTGCTTCCACGGGAGGGTGAATGGAGCCTGTTTTGTAGGACTGTGTCAACAACTACTCAGGAACACGCTGGAGGACAACTTCGCTGGATTTAGACGCGGCTGACGTCAATAATTACATGGATTCTTGGACACAAGGACAAGTGAGGAAATGCTGACAGTACACATAGAACTTGGATAAATAAATTGGCACATTTCTTTGAAAGAATGTTTAGTACAAAaaaatttgagtttttttgtacatttgcaACAATGTCATcttgtttattaaaatgtcaatATATACATCTtacacctaaatgttgaatctAAAGCTAAATATTTAGCTAACgtgtaaatgcaaatgaaaactGTCGTTTATTGAGGTCTGTGTTTGTCACATAACgaataaagagaaaaatatCTTAAACGAGGAAAATCTGAATCTTTTCACATTGATCTGATTTAATAAACACCTTGGGAGAAACATTATTTGACCAGTATTTTGAATTTCTGTGACCCTGCACATGCAGTCCATCGGCTCCTCACAATGGAAAAACTGCGACCCCTAGTGCTTGAATCGGGAAGTAACATTTTGATGCTCCacatcaatttatttattgaacgACCAACATGAAGCCATCGTCAAGGGCAAATCGGACTGACAGCGATGGCAAATTTACGTGAGACGTAATCAGGAGGATTACTTGCAGTCCACCTTATTCGTAGGCTCATGAgcctttgtgtgaattatggACGCGATTGATGTTAGCACATTTTTCTATTCGACAGAGCTATGGCCTCACTGATGAAGCTCCTCCCCTGAGTTCAACATGGGAACTTGGCATCAGtacaccactagatggcgccaaGCCGATATTATATTATCCTCAATTATGTATgcagtttttaaaatgatcattattttgtggacCCCCAAGCTACGGCTCACGGAACCTTTAGGAGTCCCCAGATCCCAGTTTCCCGACCCCtagtttaaataaatataaatccaTAACTCCGCCCTTCAATAACAAGCATTCCAGGGAGCTCAAGGCCTCCAGCAACCCGATCCTTCCTCTCTTTGCTCTCTCTTTTGAATGGACGCACTCCTGCAAGCATATGCATGCTACGTGCAAGATGAGCCGTGCAGTGCATGTGGTGCACACTGTCCCCTCCCCCTGCCTGACGTGAGTCTGTGTTGTGTTCGTTCTGCTCCTGATTGGACTGAGCATTTCGCAAGACATGAGGGCAAGGGCGAGCCAGAGGCCGTGGACTAGTGGGAAGAACTTAAAGCCACCAATCAGACTTAAGAGAGTCCATCTCCTCTCCTAGATGTTGTTTTGATGGCACAGTGTCAGTATTTGCACTGTTGGTTTCGTGACTCAGCACACAAGTGTGGAAAGTGAACACACCCTAACGGTTtgagagttttgtttttgcccttcGGAATGTATTTTCTAGGAATTTAAGGACAGgacttgtttgaaaaaaacggTGTTGTACATTTAAATGGTTAGATAACAAGACTCAAGCTCACCCAAAACGAGCAATATAGAATTTGGATGCTTCTAGTTTTGATTTACAAACGGAACCACATCAAATTGCAAGAGTTTTGGCGAGACCTTCCTGGATGACAACTTATTTTCTGAGAAGTGTCTTGGAGGGATTGCTTCTTAGAAAAAGCATACTTGAGAGCACTGTGACCTTACTACTACTTGAGGAATGTATGCGGCTTAATTTGATCTTCTCAATCTGTGGCAGTTTTATTAGCCTTACTTTCTATGTGCTGCATGTGAATGCATTTGCACATGCACAAGTCCATGATTTTATATTTAGTCTATTCATCTATCCACTTGTCTTCTTCATTCAGGTCACAGTTGAGCTGGAGTCTCTTTGACCTGATTTTGGGCCATCTGTGAGTCgaacatgttttcttttggaagATGTCGGAGTACctgcagaaaaacaacacaggcAAACTTCGGCTTTATTTGTTTACCAAATATGATTCCTTGTCCCAAATGCCTAaaccttgaaataaaaaaatgtagtcAGTACATCTCTCTGGACAGGTCCAATGCTCTTTGAAAACCTGGAACGTACATTCAGTGAACCtatcaatcaaaacaaaacaaaacattctggTTATCTCGGAATGAttgacagaaaacacacaaccgTGCCACACTTCCAAATTGTGGACTCAAATAGTTTGTGTGAGGCACACAGTGAGTTGCTAGCTATAGGGGCCACCACGTGCGTGCATTCATATTTTGGCGCTAATTGCAGACAGTCTTTCAAATACAGTAAACTGACACCATGTACATGGTAAACAACAACTGGGACATACCAAATTACAAGCATTCCCCGTCAGAAACCGATATCCTCTGAGAGCCATCAAAGATGACATTGTTGTTAACTGAAGCTATTTATGATGGCCCGTCCTGCTTGGGTTTGACCTGTAGTAAcattgtgccccccccccctccccactccTCCTGGCCCAAGCTTCGCTCTTCGAAAACGTTCAACACACTACAACGTGTGCTGCCAGATAGAAAGGGAGGGACGGTCGGCCTTATGCTTGCGTAATGTTTGCTACCAAACGAGTGGATGTTGGAGGGGTGGAAGCTGAAACAGGGAGGAGAGCAGGAAGCCTCCAGTCACAAGACAGAAAAAGTACTGAAAACAAGCCTTACATGGATTCAGCTGAGACTCCCTTGATAAACAATCAAATGTATTGTGCACAGCAGGACAGAACAAAAGTTCATAATAAGGGCATGCCACATGTAGAGCAAATATATAATATGCATTTGggtcaaaaaacaacaacaacttaaCTTTGTCTTCACTGGGACACTTCAGTGGTGGTCTGCTgagatattttttgttgtaccatTCCACTGTATCCATGCATTCTAACTACTAATATGCTATCCCGGAACATGCGCCTTAGTAAAattaattttgcttttaataaCAGAATATAGCACGAGTATGCTAGATCTCCGGAATGTCACAATCAGCAGAGTATGTTTGAAGATCATCAGGTATCTTGGATTTCTTTCATTATCACAAGCATGAGATAAAGTTTCCACACAGATCTCAGGCAGCCTCATCATCAGGCTTCAAAATGTGCCACGTGCGCTTGGCAAAAGGTTGTAAGCACTGTCCAGAACCCTCACCTAGTTGTTTAGCGCTCAAGGCGAGATTGATTCGTAGAAATCATAATTAGGAATCTCTGAGAGAGCATTTCTTGTTGATTCAAGTTCAGAAAAGTGCTCAAGAATAGAAAGCGTCCTCACTTGACTATTATGACGATGCGAACTCAACAGTATTGGCAAAGCCGTTAAATTATTACGACAAATATTTGGAGGTAAAACACTTCTAGGCCATGTATATCCAACAGCCAAATGATAAACAGCCTATGTACGTGTACTAATATGGCACATCTTGTTGTATTGTCAAAAAGTCCAATGTTCATTTCTGTGCATCAAAAATTATTCATTACACTACTATTCAATATTCTTTTCCATCTTGTTGTCAGCTAAATCCCCAAATTGAATTATTAAGGCCAGATACAACATTGTTAACTTGCTATCTAGCTAGCATTGGCTCTTATATCTTGGGTTGCTTCTAATAATACTAAATTAAAATAGACCAAACAATAATTATTCTATGTGAGGCAATTCAATAAGATGTGAGAGTCTACGTGTGTATTGTAGAAGAAACAAAAGGTCAAGGTAGCAGGGGTCATGTGCTTAGATACACTAAACCAAGATGGGTCAATGTCCATCTGACCAAGTTGAATCCCGGATGACAGCCACATTGAAAAAGATTCCTGTGATATTATGGCTCGCTTTGTTTAAACTCGTGGATCTTGTCTGTCGACATGTTGCACCAGCCTCCTGTCGTGACGAGATCATAAACAATGACAATGCTGGGGTGTGCTCTACACGTACTGTGGAAACGAACCATTGCTATGTGGTCTGGTACCATTTCGTTTGTACAAACATTATCTTTGATTCTAATTCCAGTGTAGCTGAGTAGACTTCAGCAGTGGCCACGTGAATGGCCTTCCAAATAGATATATCACCATCAATTAATCATCTATTGGTTGAATAATGTATCTTTAGACTTTTCGTctcataaaataattaaaggcGTCCCGGAAATACGAAATGGAACACAGCCACTGAGGTCCGCTTCGAGAAAGCACATGATTGTTCTAGCTTGCTGACGCAATGTGAAGAAGTTAGGGGCGTGGCCGAAGAGGAGGGGCGTGACCAAGGAGGAGTCAACCATGAGGTTATAAAAAGGCTGCAGCTGCTCGCTTTCCACCACCTTCCACATCCTTGCAATCGGCCTTTCCCCCACGACCGTCCTCTGCGGCTGCCTAAGCAGTGGGTCCAATCACGACGCTAACACTGGAgctgtaaaaataacaatcgGGTAAGTGCAAGTCTCTGTTTTTACCTgtcttggtgttttttttgctgtgaatGTTAATTGTATGCGCCACTAATCGTGCAAACGATGATAATTGGTTGTTTGGCTTTAAATCTTACGCAAGGGTAAAAAAATGACCTGATCATTTTTTCTTGATGTTTCACATTGGTTACTAAAGATGAACACACAACATTAAAAGGCAACTTTACGTCAGCCACTTCGCTGCTAGCTTGTAGTTTAGCACGCGTTGTTTAGCTTGTGGTCAAGTTAGCGCTACGTCGCAATTTTTGTAAACCTATTTTGAGCATAAAATGTGATGTTTCCTCTGTAAATTCAGTGCCATGCGTAATATAGGTCAGATTTGGGTACTtcgaatttgtttttttattccttcacATGGGTAattccctttttctttttttaaatctacttTGCGTTACTTGGCAGCGTTCGAAATAATGGCATTGCATGTTTGCGTTGTCCACAGGGCTCCGGTTTAAAGC from the Syngnathus acus chromosome 4, fSynAcu1.2, whole genome shotgun sequence genome contains:
- the mob3a gene encoding MOB kinase activator 3A translates to MSMALKQVFNKDRTFRPKRKFEPGTQRFELHKKAQASLNAGLDLKQAVQLPHGEDLNDWVAVHVVDFFNRINLIYGTISDSCTDQTCPVMSGGPKYEYRWQDEHKYKRPTALSAPKYMSLLMDWIEVQINNENIFPTNVGTPFPKTFMQVAKKILSRLFRVFVHVYIHHFDRVSQMGAEAHVNTCYKHFYYFVTEFNLTDHKELEPLKEMTSRMCH